A genome region from Natronosalvus rutilus includes the following:
- a CDS encoding 5'-deoxyadenosine deaminase, whose product MLIAGTVVIDAETVIQDGAVVVEGDRIVSVGPRTECLELYPDHERHACDIVAPGTVGAHVHSVQSLGRGIADDTELLEWLFEYVLPMEAELDPEAMRVAAELGYLELIESGTTTCIDHLSVRHAEEAFEAARDMGIRARLGKVMMDTESPSGLLEDTDEALAESERLIRRYHGVDDGRIQYAVTPRFAVSCTEECLRGARRLADSYDGVRIHTHASENRGEIAAVEERTGLRNVHWLDEVGLTGEDVVLAHCVWTDDSEREVLAETGTNVTYCPSSNMKLASGIAPIVDYLERGINVALGNDGPPCNNTLDPFTEMRQASLLQKVEALEPRALPAETVFEMATVNGATAAGFDRVGKLREGWKADIIGLRTDLTRATPIHDVLSHLVFAAHGDDVTFTMVDGEVRLRDGEAVGIDAERLRARAAEIASGLEAAP is encoded by the coding sequence ATGTTGATCGCGGGAACGGTCGTCATCGACGCCGAGACGGTAATCCAGGACGGAGCCGTCGTCGTCGAGGGCGACCGAATCGTCTCCGTCGGCCCTCGAACTGAGTGTCTCGAACTGTACCCCGACCACGAGCGCCACGCCTGTGACATCGTGGCTCCGGGGACCGTCGGTGCGCACGTCCACTCCGTCCAGAGCCTCGGCCGCGGCATCGCGGACGACACGGAACTGCTGGAGTGGCTCTTCGAGTACGTGCTCCCCATGGAAGCCGAACTGGACCCGGAGGCGATGCGCGTCGCCGCCGAACTCGGCTACCTCGAACTGATCGAGAGCGGGACGACGACCTGCATCGATCACCTCTCGGTCCGTCACGCCGAGGAGGCCTTCGAGGCCGCACGCGACATGGGCATCCGAGCGCGTCTCGGCAAGGTCATGATGGATACCGAGTCCCCGTCCGGCCTGCTCGAGGACACTGACGAGGCGCTGGCCGAGAGCGAACGCCTCATCAGGCGCTACCACGGTGTCGACGACGGTCGAATCCAGTACGCGGTCACCCCCCGATTCGCCGTCAGCTGCACCGAGGAGTGCCTGCGGGGGGCGAGGCGACTGGCCGACAGCTACGACGGCGTTCGCATCCACACCCACGCGAGCGAGAACCGGGGCGAAATCGCCGCGGTCGAGGAGCGGACCGGATTGCGAAACGTCCACTGGCTGGACGAGGTCGGCCTCACCGGCGAGGACGTTGTCCTGGCCCACTGCGTCTGGACCGACGACTCCGAACGCGAGGTGCTGGCCGAGACGGGGACCAACGTCACCTACTGCCCGTCGTCGAACATGAAGCTGGCGAGCGGCATCGCGCCCATCGTCGACTACCTCGAGCGCGGGATCAACGTCGCGCTGGGCAACGACGGGCCGCCGTGTAACAACACGCTCGATCCGTTCACCGAGATGCGACAGGCGTCCCTGCTCCAGAAGGTCGAGGCCCTCGAGCCACGGGCACTCCCCGCGGAGACGGTCTTCGAGATGGCGACAGTGAACGGCGCGACGGCCGCGGGGTTCGACCGCGTCGGCAAACTTCGCGAGGGGTGGAAAGCAGACATAATCGGCCTGCGGACGGATCTGACGCGGGCAACGCCGATTCACGACGTGCTCTCGCACCTCGTGTTCGCCGCCCACGGCGACGACGTGACGTTCACGATGGTCGACGGGGAGGTCCGGTTGCGAGACGGGGAGGCGGTCGGTATCGACGCCGAACGGCTTCGTGCCCGCGCGGCCGAAATCGCGTCGGGACTCGAGGCGGCGCCGTAG
- a CDS encoding DUF7344 domain-containing protein — MNTQDVHEILANVDRRHILNELFKNDGITTISDLARRLADHSETRVETNRALENAKIRLVHNHLPRLEDYGIIEYDSRSGDVVLTASEARKSLLESAEELEAMTPETAEPF, encoded by the coding sequence ATGAATACGCAGGATGTCCACGAGATCCTGGCTAATGTTGATCGGCGCCACATCCTCAACGAACTTTTCAAAAACGATGGAATTACCACAATTTCTGATCTCGCTAGACGACTAGCCGACCACTCGGAGACTCGCGTAGAAACCAACAGGGCGCTCGAAAACGCAAAAATCAGATTAGTGCATAACCACCTACCACGGCTGGAAGATTACGGAATAATCGAGTACGATAGCAGAAGTGGAGATGTAGTACTTACCGCCTCTGAGGCGAGAAAGTCTCTACTTGAAAGTGCAGAGGAGCTAGAAGCCATGACTCCTGAAACAGCGGAACCTTTCTGA
- the katG gene encoding catalase/peroxidase HPI encodes MTRSNQDWWPNQLNLKILDQNARDVGPMGEEFDYAEAFQELDLEAVKADLEDVMTTSEDWWPADYGHYGPLFIRMAWHSAGTYRTSDGRGGASGGTQRFAPLNSWPDNANLDKARRLLWPVKQKYGEKLSWADLIVLAGNVALESMGFGTFGFAGGREDAYEPDEAVDWGPETEWEASERFSGDDELEHPLAATVMGLIYVNPEGPDGEPDPERSAERIRESFGRMAMNDEETAALIAGGHTFGKVHGADDPNEHVGPEPEAAPIDQQGLGWESSHGSGKGADTITSGIEGPWNATPTQWDMGYIDNLLEYTWWPEKGPGGAWQWTTQNGELDGAAPGAEDPSEKEDVMMLTTDVALKRDPDYRKILERFQENPDEFQDAFAKAWYKLIHRDMGPPVRFLGPEIPDEEMLWQDPVPDVDHDLIGETAVDDLKETILASDLSVSQLAKTAWAAASTYRDSDKRGGVNGARIRLEPQRNWEANEPEELETVLSTLEEIREEFNGSRSDDVRVSLADLIVLGGNAAVEQAAAKAGYDVDVPFEPGRTDATQEQTDVESFEALEPEADGFRNYLGDGHDRSAEELLVDKADLLDLTPPEMTVLVGGMRALGANYKNSDLGVFTDQPETLTNDFFDTVLSMDYEWEAVSDADSQDVLEWEAPSEGHDIYELRDRETGDVEWAGTRVDLIFGSNSRLRAIADVYGSDDAEEKFVHDFVDTWGKVMHLDRFDLE; translated from the coding sequence ATGACGAGGTCCAATCAAGACTGGTGGCCGAACCAGTTGAACCTGAAGATTCTCGACCAGAACGCCCGCGACGTCGGTCCAATGGGTGAGGAGTTCGACTACGCCGAGGCGTTCCAGGAACTCGACCTCGAGGCCGTGAAGGCGGACCTCGAGGACGTGATGACGACGTCAGAGGACTGGTGGCCGGCCGACTACGGCCACTACGGTCCGCTCTTCATCCGGATGGCCTGGCACAGCGCCGGCACGTACCGCACCAGCGACGGTCGCGGCGGCGCCTCGGGTGGCACGCAACGGTTCGCCCCACTCAACAGCTGGCCCGACAACGCGAACCTCGACAAGGCCCGCCGACTGCTCTGGCCGGTCAAGCAGAAGTACGGCGAGAAGCTCTCGTGGGCCGACCTGATAGTCCTGGCCGGGAACGTCGCCCTCGAGTCGATGGGATTCGGGACGTTCGGCTTCGCCGGCGGGCGCGAGGACGCCTACGAACCCGACGAGGCCGTCGACTGGGGGCCCGAGACCGAGTGGGAAGCATCCGAGCGCTTCAGCGGCGACGACGAACTCGAGCACCCCCTCGCCGCCACCGTGATGGGGCTCATCTACGTGAATCCGGAGGGACCGGACGGCGAGCCTGATCCGGAGCGGTCGGCGGAACGGATTCGAGAGTCGTTCGGCCGAATGGCGATGAACGACGAGGAGACGGCCGCGCTCATCGCCGGCGGCCACACCTTCGGGAAGGTCCACGGCGCCGACGACCCCAACGAACACGTCGGTCCCGAGCCCGAGGCGGCTCCCATCGACCAGCAGGGGCTGGGCTGGGAGAGCAGCCACGGTTCCGGGAAAGGTGCCGACACGATTACTAGCGGAATCGAGGGCCCGTGGAACGCCACGCCGACCCAGTGGGACATGGGCTACATCGACAACCTGCTCGAGTACACGTGGTGGCCCGAGAAGGGCCCCGGCGGCGCCTGGCAGTGGACCACGCAGAACGGCGAACTCGACGGCGCCGCACCCGGTGCCGAGGACCCGTCTGAGAAGGAGGACGTGATGATGCTGACGACGGACGTCGCCTTGAAGCGCGACCCCGACTACCGGAAGATCCTCGAGCGCTTCCAGGAGAATCCCGACGAGTTCCAGGACGCCTTTGCGAAGGCGTGGTACAAGCTGATCCACCGCGACATGGGCCCGCCGGTGCGGTTCCTCGGCCCGGAGATTCCCGACGAGGAGATGCTGTGGCAGGATCCCGTCCCCGACGTGGACCACGACCTGATTGGCGAGACGGCGGTCGACGACCTCAAGGAGACGATCCTCGCGTCGGACCTCTCGGTTTCCCAGCTGGCCAAGACCGCCTGGGCAGCGGCGTCGACCTACCGCGACAGCGACAAGCGCGGTGGTGTCAACGGCGCTCGCATCCGCCTCGAGCCGCAGCGGAACTGGGAGGCCAACGAGCCCGAGGAACTGGAGACGGTGCTCTCGACGCTCGAGGAGATCCGCGAGGAGTTCAACGGCTCGCGATCCGACGACGTGCGCGTCTCGCTGGCCGACCTGATCGTGCTGGGCGGCAACGCGGCCGTCGAGCAGGCCGCGGCCAAAGCCGGCTACGACGTGGACGTGCCGTTCGAACCGGGCCGTACCGACGCCACGCAGGAACAAACCGACGTCGAGTCCTTCGAGGCGCTCGAGCCGGAGGCCGACGGGTTCCGCAACTACCTCGGCGACGGCCACGACCGGTCGGCGGAGGAGTTGCTGGTCGACAAGGCCGACCTCCTGGACCTGACGCCGCCCGAGATGACGGTGTTGGTCGGCGGCATGCGCGCGCTGGGCGCGAACTACAAGAATTCCGATCTCGGCGTCTTCACCGACCAGCCGGAGACGTTGACCAACGACTTCTTCGACACCGTCCTCTCCATGGACTACGAGTGGGAAGCCGTCTCGGACGCGGACTCCCAGGACGTCCTGGAGTGGGAAGCGCCCTCGGAGGGCCACGACATCTACGAGTTGCGCGACCGCGAAACGGGCGACGTCGAGTGGGCGGGGACCCGTGTAGACCTGATCTTCGGTTCGAACTCCCGGCTTCGAGCCATCGCGGACGTCTACGGGTCCGACGACGCCGAGGAGAAGTTCGTGCACGACTTCGTCGATACCTGGGGCAAAGTGATGCATCTCGATCGCTTCGACCTCGAGTAA
- a CDS encoding MATE family efflux transporter, with the protein MTTGSIPPKLAQLAWPLVLGNLLQTVYNLADMFWVGRVSSEAVAAVSLMFPLSWMFVSTAMGLTAATIALVSQHVGAGDQRAADRVVGQTILLALVVSGLLATVGLTFRRPLLQLIGARDQVFVEALAYIEVIFLALPLTFLFFAFRSSLQGAGDTKTAMWLVLISAGLNVVLDPFLILGWGPFPEWGTRGAAIATFLSRAVAGIAGIVILLDGRYGVRLRLRDLTPNLSIQYRLIDVGYPATFDGWARSFASVAMAAFVARFGATPTAAYGIVVRLMSVTWSVAGAVGDATATGVGQNLGARTPDRAATVAKTATAGTIGFIFAIAAVVFAFPAQAMAVFVNDPDVIAEGIVFIRINAPFWAVFAGVMVIQGAFRGAGNTREAMALSMLSRWIFRVPVALVLAFAWTVTVPGTGITVSGLEWGVDGIWWAFSVGMGATFVVAVAWFRLGTWREAVIEDDPGGPRAPVSGADATDVDQDSDAPAE; encoded by the coding sequence ATGACGACCGGGTCGATTCCGCCGAAACTCGCGCAACTGGCCTGGCCGCTGGTCCTCGGCAACCTCCTGCAGACCGTCTACAACCTCGCGGACATGTTCTGGGTCGGCCGCGTCAGTTCGGAGGCGGTCGCGGCCGTCTCGCTCATGTTCCCGCTCTCGTGGATGTTCGTCTCGACGGCGATGGGGTTGACGGCGGCGACCATCGCCCTCGTCTCCCAGCACGTCGGAGCCGGCGACCAGCGCGCGGCCGACCGGGTCGTCGGCCAGACCATCCTCCTCGCGTTGGTCGTCTCCGGCCTCCTGGCGACGGTCGGCCTGACGTTCCGGCGACCGTTACTCCAGCTCATCGGCGCGCGCGACCAGGTGTTCGTCGAGGCGCTGGCGTACATCGAGGTGATCTTCCTCGCCCTGCCGCTGACGTTCCTGTTCTTTGCGTTCCGGTCGTCCCTGCAGGGCGCCGGCGACACGAAGACGGCGATGTGGCTGGTCCTGATATCGGCCGGGCTGAACGTCGTCCTGGATCCGTTTCTCATCCTCGGCTGGGGGCCGTTCCCCGAATGGGGGACGCGGGGGGCGGCCATCGCGACCTTCCTCTCGCGGGCCGTCGCCGGGATCGCCGGAATCGTCATCCTCCTCGACGGTCGCTACGGCGTTCGACTCCGGCTTCGAGACCTCACCCCGAACCTGTCGATCCAGTACCGGTTGATCGACGTCGGCTACCCGGCCACGTTCGACGGCTGGGCGCGAAGCTTCGCGTCGGTCGCGATGGCCGCGTTCGTCGCCCGCTTCGGCGCGACGCCGACCGCCGCCTACGGGATCGTCGTCCGGCTCATGTCCGTGACGTGGTCCGTCGCGGGCGCCGTCGGTGACGCGACCGCGACCGGTGTCGGCCAGAACCTCGGCGCGCGGACGCCCGACCGGGCGGCGACGGTGGCGAAGACGGCTACGGCGGGGACGATCGGATTCATCTTCGCGATCGCCGCCGTCGTCTTCGCGTTCCCCGCCCAGGCGATGGCCGTCTTCGTCAATGATCCCGACGTGATCGCCGAGGGGATCGTCTTCATCCGTATCAACGCCCCCTTCTGGGCGGTTTTCGCCGGCGTGATGGTCATCCAGGGCGCGTTCCGTGGCGCCGGGAACACGCGCGAGGCGATGGCGCTCTCGATGCTCTCGCGCTGGATCTTTCGCGTCCCCGTTGCACTCGTGCTCGCGTTCGCCTGGACGGTGACGGTCCCCGGTACCGGCATCACGGTCTCGGGACTCGAGTGGGGCGTCGACGGTATCTGGTGGGCGTTCTCCGTCGGCATGGGCGCCACGTTCGTCGTCGCCGTGGCCTGGTTCCGGCTCGGCACGTGGCGCGAGGCGGTCATCGAGGACGACCCGGGCGGACCTCGAGCGCCGGTGAGCGGAGCGGACGCGACGGACGTCGACCAGGATTCTGATGCGCCGGCCGAGTAG
- the kdgK1 gene encoding bifunctional 2-dehydro-3-deoxygluconokinase/2-dehydro-3-deoxygalactonokinase — MTKLVTFGETMLRLAPPPHHRLESAPSLDVHPDRAESNVAVAATRLGADAAWISKLPDSPLGQRVVADLHRYGLDVDVVWSDSGRQGTYYLEIAGEPRGTTVVYDRADAAVTTATADELPTEKIRDATVFLTSGITPALSTMLEGTVTDLLEIAREAGVQTAFDVNYRSRLWSPDEARGTLEQYFPAIDLLVTPVRDARTVLGESGDVDEIAARLANRWGFETVVITLGADGALAYRNDDLVKRSAFETETVAPVGTGDAFVGGFLASRLEGQNLGTALEYGAATGALKRTIPGDVALVSREEVDRVVEGQHATISR; from the coding sequence ATGACGAAACTCGTCACGTTCGGCGAGACGATGCTCAGGCTCGCTCCGCCACCACATCACCGACTCGAGTCCGCGCCGTCGCTCGACGTTCATCCCGACAGAGCCGAGAGCAACGTCGCGGTCGCGGCTACGCGGCTCGGCGCCGACGCCGCCTGGATCTCGAAACTGCCGGACTCGCCGCTCGGACAGCGAGTCGTCGCCGACCTGCATCGGTACGGGCTGGACGTCGACGTCGTCTGGTCCGACTCGGGTCGACAGGGGACGTACTACCTCGAGATCGCCGGCGAACCGCGCGGGACGACTGTCGTCTACGATCGCGCAGACGCCGCGGTGACGACCGCGACGGCCGACGAACTCCCCACCGAGAAGATTCGCGACGCAACGGTCTTTCTCACGTCCGGAATCACGCCTGCACTGTCGACGATGCTCGAGGGAACCGTGACCGACCTGCTCGAGATTGCCCGGGAGGCCGGCGTCCAGACCGCGTTCGACGTCAACTATCGGAGCCGGCTGTGGTCGCCCGACGAGGCGCGTGGCACGCTCGAGCAGTACTTCCCCGCGATCGACCTCCTCGTGACACCGGTTCGAGACGCACGGACCGTGCTGGGCGAATCCGGCGACGTCGACGAAATCGCCGCGAGGCTCGCCAATCGGTGGGGCTTCGAGACGGTCGTGATCACCCTCGGTGCGGACGGCGCGCTGGCCTACCGGAACGACGACCTGGTCAAACGGTCGGCATTCGAGACGGAGACCGTCGCCCCGGTTGGCACAGGCGACGCGTTCGTCGGCGGTTTTCTCGCCAGCCGACTCGAGGGACAGAATCTCGGAACGGCCCTCGAGTACGGTGCCGCCACCGGCGCGCTCAAGCGCACGATTCCGGGCGACGTCGCGCTCGTCAGTCGCGAGGAGGTCGACCGGGTCGTCGAGGGCCAGCACGCGACAATCTCGCGGTAA
- a CDS encoding CBS domain-containing protein: MDIADIVSEDYVEFTPETPVSKLVGTFADSSIKGVVVRDEEFEGVVTRRQLATSHRQPNEKLGSLVWHVPRLAPEEDVRKVAQLMIDSDSQLLPVFEGRTLVGVVTADEIIEAVTSFLDAATVAEAYSPDLISLDTASSLGDALHVFRENHITHLPVVEDGTAVGICSLYDVTELTVRAEVQSKGGDAGGTDPFGGEISDSTGRSRRGGFGAREGELARVLDLPVRDVMTSPVRTIRAGETLETAVGEMFAIGGSSLVVTGDGSPDGIVTKTDVLESLTWEAGGNRAVQVYGTDLLEDVSYDEIVSMVEKFDGRDHGMNVLDAKVHIHEHDETRRGRPLLLARIRLHTDRGLYVASGEGYGAKHAINEARDVLERQIRDRKTYGRTKKPPGEEFWTKRFGWLLESSATVR, from the coding sequence ATGGATATCGCCGACATCGTTTCAGAAGACTACGTCGAATTCACCCCGGAAACGCCCGTTTCGAAGCTCGTCGGCACGTTCGCCGATTCCAGCATCAAGGGCGTCGTGGTTCGCGACGAGGAATTCGAGGGCGTCGTCACCAGGAGACAACTCGCCACGTCCCACCGCCAGCCGAACGAGAAACTCGGGTCGCTGGTCTGGCACGTCCCGCGACTCGCACCCGAGGAGGACGTCCGCAAGGTGGCACAGCTCATGATCGACAGCGACTCGCAACTGCTCCCCGTGTTCGAGGGGCGGACGCTGGTCGGCGTCGTCACCGCCGACGAGATCATCGAAGCGGTCACGTCGTTTCTCGACGCGGCGACGGTCGCGGAGGCGTACTCCCCCGACCTCATCTCGCTCGATACAGCCTCGAGCCTCGGCGACGCGCTCCACGTCTTTCGCGAGAACCACATCACGCACCTCCCGGTCGTCGAGGACGGGACGGCAGTCGGGATCTGCAGCCTCTACGACGTGACCGAGCTCACGGTTCGGGCTGAGGTCCAGAGCAAGGGCGGCGACGCGGGCGGAACGGATCCCTTCGGCGGGGAGATTTCCGACAGCACCGGTCGCTCGCGCCGCGGCGGCTTCGGCGCCCGGGAAGGAGAACTCGCCAGGGTCCTGGACCTGCCGGTCCGCGACGTCATGACCTCGCCCGTGCGAACGATTCGAGCCGGTGAGACGCTCGAGACGGCCGTCGGCGAGATGTTCGCGATCGGCGGCTCCTCGCTGGTCGTCACCGGAGACGGGTCACCGGACGGGATCGTGACGAAGACCGACGTCCTCGAGTCGCTCACGTGGGAGGCTGGCGGTAACCGGGCCGTACAGGTCTACGGGACCGACCTGCTCGAGGACGTCAGCTACGACGAGATCGTGTCGATGGTCGAAAAGTTCGACGGCAGGGATCACGGGATGAACGTCCTCGACGCGAAGGTCCACATCCACGAACACGACGAGACGCGCCGCGGACGCCCGCTCCTACTCGCTCGCATCCGTCTGCACACGGATCGAGGACTGTACGTCGCCTCGGGAGAAGGGTACGGTGCGAAACACGCAATCAACGAGGCGCGAGACGTCCTGGAGCGCCAGATTCGCGACCGGAAGACCTACGGACGGACGAAAAAGCCGCCAGGCGAGGAGTTCTGGACGAAACGTTTCGGCTGGCTGCTCGAGTCGTCGGCGACGGTTCGGTGA
- a CDS encoding YihY/virulence factor BrkB family protein gives MALDVHRRISTGKDVVAGIQQKNVTFMAASIAYQAFISLIPLLVLVFFLVSIAGDEQLAEQVAATTEGVLPESGQMLLEEAIAGSVESAGASIIGLVTLVWGSLKIFRGLDTAFSEIYESAAENSFFEQLRDAFVVFAAIGLALLAAAVATAVFAYLPDSPLLGIANPLMLVVGFTLAFLPMYYFFPDVDVGVREILPGVVVAAVGWAALQALFQVYVALSGSTDSAGAIGAILLLLTWLYFGGLVLLVGAVVNATTAGRLTPEDEDDLDRASSRQVTREREFEQLEQQRNRLARERDHLRSTLRAQRSRRSDLETRVDRLASDVDRLERENEELRRELEHREEPPWRQVLVAALRRVETLKVGTVRRSRDS, from the coding sequence ATGGCTCTCGACGTTCACCGAAGGATATCGACGGGAAAGGACGTCGTCGCGGGCATCCAGCAGAAGAACGTGACGTTCATGGCGGCGAGCATCGCCTACCAGGCGTTCATTTCGCTGATCCCGCTGCTCGTTCTCGTGTTCTTCCTCGTCTCGATCGCCGGTGACGAACAGCTCGCCGAACAGGTCGCCGCGACGACCGAAGGCGTCCTCCCGGAGAGTGGCCAGATGTTGCTCGAGGAGGCGATCGCCGGCTCCGTAGAGAGCGCGGGCGCGTCGATCATCGGCCTCGTGACGCTGGTGTGGGGGTCGCTGAAGATCTTCCGCGGCCTCGACACCGCGTTCTCGGAGATCTACGAGTCGGCCGCGGAGAACAGTTTTTTCGAGCAACTTCGTGACGCGTTCGTCGTCTTCGCCGCGATCGGGCTCGCGCTGCTCGCCGCCGCGGTCGCAACGGCGGTCTTCGCGTACCTCCCCGACAGTCCGCTGCTCGGGATCGCGAACCCACTCATGCTCGTCGTCGGGTTCACGCTCGCCTTCCTCCCAATGTACTACTTCTTCCCCGACGTCGACGTCGGCGTCCGCGAGATTCTCCCGGGGGTCGTCGTCGCCGCCGTCGGCTGGGCGGCGCTCCAGGCGCTGTTCCAGGTGTACGTCGCCCTCTCGGGCAGCACCGACTCCGCTGGGGCGATCGGTGCCATCCTCCTGCTTTTGACCTGGCTGTACTTCGGTGGCCTGGTGTTGCTCGTCGGCGCGGTCGTCAACGCGACGACGGCGGGGCGGCTCACCCCCGAGGACGAAGACGACCTCGATCGAGCATCCTCCCGACAGGTCACCCGCGAGCGGGAATTCGAGCAACTCGAACAGCAACGAAACCGACTCGCGCGTGAGCGCGATCACCTTCGATCGACCCTGCGCGCCCAGCGGTCACGCCGGAGCGACCTCGAGACCCGCGTCGATCGGCTCGCGTCGGACGTCGACCGACTCGAACGTGAGAACGAGGAACTTCGGCGTGAACTCGAGCACCGGGAGGAGCCGCCCTGGCGACAGGTGCTGGTGGCGGCGCTGAGACGGGTCGAGACGCTGAAGGTGGGTACCGTCCGTCGATCACGCGACTCCTGA
- a CDS encoding CapA family protein: MTERRATRRRAILASGGAVVFSGCASVLDRSDGDGARRANEARSHGETKAGQERTRIGFVGDVMLARGVEAEHADGDPSDPWEPVLPYLESLDGLVGNLECCLSTRGERFPDREFYFRADPSWAAPALSRAGFDALSLANNHLLDYGPTALLDTLEALDEEGIAHAGAGEAPEDVYAPTRVSVDGADLAVVSIADHFQSYGVTDDRPGTAYLECDPTEARTRIRLREALSQARAFDPDPDLVVASVHWGPNWVEYPETRYRKFARYLIDSGADVVHGHSAHVFQGVETYNGGVVLHDTGDFVDDYVIKEELRNDRSYCFELVLEAGALEAVRLVPIEIDDCRVHHASDDAADWSRDTMRERSDPFDTDFERDDDALVVTLEQ; this comes from the coding sequence ATGACGGAGCGACGGGCAACGCGCCGGCGAGCGATTCTCGCGAGCGGCGGTGCGGTGGTGTTCTCGGGGTGTGCGTCGGTTCTCGACCGTTCGGACGGGGATGGGGCGCGGCGGGCGAACGAGGCCAGGTCGCATGGCGAGACGAAGGCGGGCCAGGAGCGAACCCGGATCGGCTTCGTCGGCGACGTCATGCTGGCACGAGGCGTCGAGGCCGAACACGCCGACGGCGACCCGTCCGACCCCTGGGAACCCGTCCTCCCGTACCTCGAGTCGCTCGACGGCCTGGTCGGGAACCTCGAGTGCTGTCTCTCGACCCGCGGCGAGCGGTTTCCCGACCGGGAGTTCTACTTTCGGGCGGACCCCTCGTGGGCGGCGCCGGCGCTCTCGAGGGCCGGATTCGACGCGCTCTCGCTCGCGAACAACCACCTGCTCGATTACGGTCCGACGGCGCTGCTCGACACGCTCGAGGCGCTGGACGAGGAGGGGATCGCCCACGCCGGCGCGGGTGAGGCGCCCGAAGACGTCTACGCGCCGACGCGCGTCTCGGTCGACGGTGCTGACCTCGCCGTCGTCTCCATCGCCGACCACTTCCAGTCCTACGGTGTCACCGACGATCGACCGGGAACGGCCTACCTCGAGTGCGATCCGACGGAGGCCCGGACCCGAATTCGGCTGCGGGAGGCGCTCTCGCAGGCGAGGGCGTTCGATCCCGACCCAGACCTCGTCGTCGCCTCGGTTCACTGGGGGCCGAACTGGGTCGAGTACCCCGAAACGAGGTATCGGAAGTTCGCTCGCTACCTGATCGATTCGGGCGCCGACGTCGTCCACGGCCACAGCGCCCACGTCTTCCAGGGCGTCGAGACCTACAACGGCGGCGTCGTCCTCCACGACACGGGCGACTTCGTCGACGACTACGTGATCAAGGAGGAACTGCGAAACGACCGCAGCTACTGCTTCGAACTCGTCCTCGAGGCGGGCGCGCTCGAGGCGGTCCGACTGGTTCCCATCGAGATCGACGACTGTCGGGTCCACCACGCGAGCGACGACGCGGCCGACTGGTCGCGAGACACCATGCGCGAACGTTCCGACCCGTTCGACACCGACTTCGAGCGCGACGACGACGCGCTGGTGGTCACGCTCGAGCAGTAG